A genomic window from Candidatus Bathyarchaeota archaeon includes:
- a CDS encoding dihydropteroate synthase-like protein translates to MKVLLVTGALAEDSVKRYAQKSSVETQVLKFPIQVAALLKLPNIAKELKKVNLKDFDAILVPGLILGDTTVVSDATGVPAFKGPRYAADLPIVLDSMEKLELSTVTPACDLLREELQRKALQQLDLVELNKELLLKNPGNMVIKNLAFGKDFPMRVMAEIVDAPLMSVQELQRTAKRYVKSGAHIIDVGMIAGDSRPADAQQAVEAVKEVVNVPISIDTLDPLESQAAVSAGADLILSLDAGNIDELSSFASEVAVVAIPTNQRQGYFPKTVDERVAYMEQIIAKARKLGVNNILADLIVEPMNVLRSFVAFGEFAKRNPEVPLFVGTTNFTELIDADSVGVNALLACLSSEVNGSILLATEKSSKAKGTVRELALASKMMFLAKQRGSVPKDLGLDLLILKDKRLRQEPYSAEMEADTQVIFATETLEPEVMDEKGIFKIAVDHISGNIIALYLQNIQTEKPSIVIKGKTSENVFSKIEEMNLITRMDHAAYLGRELAKAEIALKTEKEYVQDQPLFKDLSVF, encoded by the coding sequence TTGAAGGTATTACTAGTAACTGGAGCCCTTGCCGAGGATTCTGTCAAACGTTATGCACAAAAAAGCAGTGTTGAAACTCAGGTTTTGAAGTTTCCGATTCAAGTAGCGGCGTTACTTAAACTGCCAAACATCGCAAAAGAACTAAAAAAAGTGAACCTAAAAGATTTTGATGCCATCTTAGTTCCAGGTCTGATTCTAGGTGATACAACTGTTGTTTCGGATGCTACTGGGGTTCCAGCTTTTAAAGGTCCACGTTATGCTGCTGATTTGCCTATTGTTTTAGATTCTATGGAAAAACTGGAGCTTTCAACCGTAACGCCTGCTTGTGATTTGCTTCGAGAAGAGCTTCAACGTAAAGCCTTACAACAGTTAGACTTGGTCGAACTAAACAAAGAACTGTTACTAAAAAACCCCGGAAACATGGTTATCAAAAACTTGGCATTTGGTAAAGATTTCCCTATGAGAGTTATGGCTGAAATTGTTGATGCACCATTAATGTCTGTACAAGAACTTCAAAGAACAGCAAAACGATATGTAAAATCTGGAGCTCACATAATTGATGTCGGTATGATTGCAGGAGATTCCCGACCTGCTGATGCTCAACAGGCAGTTGAAGCAGTTAAAGAAGTTGTGAATGTTCCAATTAGTATTGATACCCTTGACCCTTTGGAATCACAGGCTGCTGTTTCTGCGGGAGCTGATTTAATTCTTAGTTTAGATGCAGGAAACATTGATGAACTTTCTTCTTTTGCGTCTGAAGTTGCAGTTGTTGCTATTCCTACAAATCAACGGCAAGGATATTTCCCTAAAACTGTTGATGAACGAGTAGCATACATGGAGCAGATTATCGCAAAAGCCCGAAAACTTGGAGTAAACAACATTTTAGCTGATTTGATTGTTGAGCCGATGAACGTTTTGCGTTCTTTTGTAGCTTTTGGTGAGTTTGCTAAACGCAACCCTGAAGTTCCCTTGTTTGTTGGCACTACTAATTTTACTGAATTAATTGATGCTGATTCTGTGGGAGTTAACGCGTTGCTTGCTTGTTTGTCTTCTGAAGTCAATGGAAGCATTTTGTTGGCTACCGAAAAAAGCTCCAAGGCTAAAGGAACTGTACGAGAATTGGCTCTTGCATCTAAAATGATGTTTTTGGCAAAACAACGAGGTTCTGTTCCAAAAGACCTCGGTTTAGACTTGTTAATCCTCAAAGACAAAAGACTAAGACAGGAACCCTATTCTGCTGAAATGGAGGCAGACACCCAAGTTATTTTTGCAACAGAAACTCTTGAACCTGAAGTAATGGATGAAAAAGGAATTTTCAAAATCGCAGTAGATCATATATCGGGGAACATAATTGCATTATATCTTCAAAACATCCAAACTGAAAAACCGTCAATTGTAATTAAAGGCAAAACGTCAGAAAACGTGTTTTCCAAAATTGAAGAAATGAATCTGATAACTCGGATGGATCATGCTGCTTATCTGGGTCGGGAACTGGCAAAAGCTGAGATTGCCCTGAAAACAGAAAAAGAATACGTTCAGGATCAACCGTTGTTCAAGGATTTATCTGTTTTTTGA
- a CDS encoding dihydromethanopterin reductase (acceptor), with amino-acid sequence MVCHVAWAITGAGHFLNESFDVISKLLDRKKITVTTFLSAAGSQVINMYGLQDKLDQLSPGGYLQEIISESSKDPGFSHSGRFILGEYDMLVVSPATGNTIAKIVYGIADSLVTNLVAQAQKAKVPVYVVPTDQKEGYVKTTLPYRIDKQSCKQCTPCSVVDVCSYSAIKISDGTPKISSVLCQGCSLCLDACPYDAVKFGEKKKLWIRTVDAQNFEKLQLMNNLTVLENPQQLETVIEKLQKT; translated from the coding sequence ATGGTTTGTCATGTTGCTTGGGCGATAACTGGTGCAGGGCATTTCTTAAATGAATCCTTTGACGTTATCAGCAAATTATTGGACAGAAAAAAAATTACTGTTACAACTTTTTTGTCTGCTGCTGGAAGCCAAGTAATAAACATGTATGGCCTTCAAGACAAACTTGACCAACTATCTCCTGGTGGTTACCTGCAAGAAATAATTTCAGAATCTAGCAAAGACCCTGGTTTTTCCCATTCTGGACGATTCATTTTAGGCGAATATGATATGCTAGTTGTTTCTCCAGCGACAGGAAACACTATTGCAAAAATTGTATACGGCATCGCAGATAGTCTTGTAACCAATCTTGTTGCCCAAGCCCAAAAAGCAAAGGTTCCAGTTTATGTGGTACCAACTGACCAAAAAGAAGGATATGTAAAAACTACTCTACCTTATCGTATTGACAAACAAAGCTGCAAACAGTGCACTCCCTGTTCAGTTGTGGATGTTTGTTCGTACTCGGCCATAAAAATCTCCGATGGCACTCCAAAAATTAGCTCTGTTTTATGTCAGGGCTGTAGTTTGTGTCTGGACGCTTGCCCGTATGATGCTGTGAAATTTGGAGAAAAAAAGAAACTTTGGATTAGGACAGTTGATGCCCAAAATTTTGAAAAACTTCAGTTGATGAATAACTTGACCGTTTTAGAAAATCCACAACAACTGGAAACAGTTATCGAAAAACTACAAAAAACTTAG
- a CDS encoding kinase, with product MKVYVKTPARLHFGLIDLNGDVGRFFGGIGVSVDTPKVVLEAEKSETFSVTGENSERAASFAKKFLETYKIASNVNIHVKQTIPEHTGLGSGTQLALAVASALSKLFNVDASIQDLSSVMGRMKRTGVGTAVFEQGGFVVDGGKQTKNGKVIAESLPPLIVREPFPEDWKFVVAVPNIKKGLAKTEEKNAFANVKPMPDEIVGQVCRLMVMKLLPALVDRDIKAFGEALTKIQVVVGDCFADVQGGTFSSPEAAITINFMKTWGAYGVGQSSWGPAVYGLVKGKTQAKQLHCAVQDFLRNNGGGQVFVANPNNRGATIKLI from the coding sequence ATGAAAGTTTACGTAAAAACCCCTGCTAGGCTCCATTTTGGTTTGATAGACCTGAACGGGGACGTAGGGAGATTTTTTGGAGGCATCGGTGTAAGTGTGGATACTCCTAAAGTTGTTCTTGAAGCCGAAAAATCTGAAACTTTTTCAGTTACTGGCGAAAACTCTGAACGGGCAGCTTCCTTTGCTAAAAAATTCCTTGAAACTTATAAAATAGCCTCTAACGTCAATATACATGTCAAACAAACAATTCCTGAACATACTGGACTGGGTTCGGGAACCCAATTAGCTTTAGCAGTGGCGTCTGCTCTTTCCAAACTGTTTAATGTTGATGCTTCAATCCAAGACCTTTCGTCTGTAATGGGAAGAATGAAACGAACCGGAGTAGGCACTGCAGTTTTTGAACAAGGGGGCTTTGTTGTTGACGGGGGAAAACAAACAAAAAATGGCAAAGTTATTGCTGAAAGTTTGCCTCCTTTAATTGTTCGTGAACCTTTTCCTGAAGACTGGAAATTTGTTGTTGCAGTTCCTAACATAAAAAAAGGTCTAGCAAAAACTGAAGAAAAAAACGCTTTTGCTAATGTTAAGCCAATGCCCGATGAGATTGTAGGTCAAGTTTGCAGGCTAATGGTGATGAAGCTTTTGCCTGCCCTTGTGGATCGTGACATCAAAGCTTTCGGTGAAGCTTTAACTAAAATTCAGGTAGTGGTCGGAGACTGTTTTGCTGACGTTCAAGGAGGAACCTTTTCCAGCCCAGAAGCAGCTATAACAATCAATTTTATGAAAACGTGGGGGGCTTACGGTGTGGGCCAGAGTTCTTGGGGTCCAGCAGTATACGGTTTAGTCAAAGGAAAAACACAAGCAAAACAGTTACACTGCGCAGTTCAAGATTTTTTAAGAAATAATGGCGGTGGACAAGTTTTCGTCGCTAACCCAAATAACAGAGGAGCTACAATTAAACTGATTTAA
- a CDS encoding DUF447 family protein, giving the protein MTTLFDLGFRDGIIAETIVSTYDSDGKPNAAPMGIVIQNTTHLFIRPYVSSLTYKNLQITKNAVVNLTVNPRLFYITAFKETNPNGKLPPELFQKAKTVSAPRLKMADAFIEVSVEKTGSFGSDRAECLCNVKHVETINAPPYAYCRAKFATIEAIVYATRIELFLKGNKQQQKQALRLLELVNICTDVVNRTAPTSVYSDIMADLTQRIDSWRNQK; this is encoded by the coding sequence ATGACAACCTTGTTTGATTTGGGTTTTCGTGACGGAATAATCGCAGAAACAATAGTATCTACTTACGATTCAGACGGAAAACCAAACGCTGCCCCCATGGGTATTGTGATTCAGAACACTACCCATTTGTTCATTCGTCCTTACGTTTCGTCCTTAACTTACAAAAATCTTCAAATCACAAAAAATGCTGTGGTAAACTTAACCGTTAACCCCCGCCTGTTTTACATAACTGCATTCAAAGAAACAAACCCAAACGGGAAACTACCTCCGGAACTTTTCCAAAAAGCAAAAACCGTTTCCGCCCCGCGATTAAAAATGGCAGACGCGTTTATTGAAGTTTCAGTAGAAAAAACAGGTTCATTTGGGTCTGACCGAGCAGAGTGTCTATGTAACGTCAAACATGTTGAAACAATAAACGCACCACCCTATGCTTATTGCCGAGCCAAATTCGCAACAATTGAAGCTATAGTTTATGCGACTCGAATTGAACTTTTCCTGAAAGGAAATAAACAACAACAAAAACAAGCTCTTCGATTGTTGGAGCTAGTTAACATCTGCACAGATGTTGTAAACAGAACCGCTCCAACCTCAGTTTACTCTGACATTATGGCAGACCTAACTCAAAGAATCGATTCTTGGAGGAACCAAAAATGA
- a CDS encoding 60S ribosomal protein L22, protein MSNTVIDVSEIANYDDACVKELTVFLKEKVDGTVSSTKKEVTVTFEDGKEASRSCMRLLLKKFLHNAALQEDFRVISGDENGWVLKEKKVYVE, encoded by the coding sequence ATGTCCAATACAGTAATTGACGTTTCTGAGATTGCAAATTATGACGATGCTTGTGTAAAAGAGCTTACAGTTTTTCTGAAAGAAAAGGTGGATGGAACTGTTTCTTCTACCAAAAAAGAGGTAACAGTCACTTTTGAAGACGGAAAAGAAGCTTCAAGGTCATGCATGCGGCTTCTCCTGAAAAAGTTCTTGCATAATGCAGCTTTACAGGAAGACTTTAGGGTCATTTCTGGTGACGAAAACGGCTGGGTGCTCAAAGAAAAAAAGGTATACGTTGAGTAA
- a CDS encoding tyrosine-type recombinase/integrase: MQGKVNKLLSDYQNKNTKRNLKRAILEFFISVYQQANPNQLDELADKYFSEQRDHERDVEVFLKSLNGQAPLTVKLKISNVKTFLMENDIELTQKFWRKINRRIKGSRALTLDKVPSNKQLRKVLSHMPIHGKALSLLLSSSGMRLGEALGITLKDIDLQKEPVRIEISGKITKTGNSRYAFASREAKEAIVEWLKVRDQYLQTAKKRSHQHPKRSEDDRLFPFETSTVYMIWTGSLEKTQLAERDNQTNRNKIHPHVLRKFFRTRLGAVIPVDVVEAIMGHEGYLTEVYRRYTVDDLAKFYLQGETALLIFTEAQEVTKLRKEINEQNKKLQTLVTELTTKNLTLENKVSAMEKESLETKQKNEKLTQRVESLEKIFPEVEKLKNQLTELIKET; the protein is encoded by the coding sequence ATGCAAGGCAAAGTAAACAAACTCCTTTCTGACTACCAAAACAAAAACACAAAACGAAACCTCAAAAGAGCAATACTAGAATTTTTTATTTCAGTTTACCAACAAGCAAACCCAAATCAGCTAGACGAATTAGCTGACAAATATTTTTCAGAACAAAGAGACCACGAAAGAGACGTTGAAGTTTTCTTGAAATCTTTGAACGGTCAAGCACCCCTAACTGTCAAGCTGAAAATAAGCAACGTCAAAACTTTCTTGATGGAAAACGATATTGAACTTACACAAAAATTCTGGCGAAAAATAAACCGAAGAATCAAAGGAAGCAGAGCCTTAACCCTAGACAAAGTTCCCTCAAACAAGCAACTAAGAAAAGTGTTATCACATATGCCTATTCACGGAAAAGCCCTTTCCCTTCTTTTGAGTAGTAGCGGAATGAGACTAGGCGAAGCGTTAGGAATTACTTTGAAAGATATTGACTTACAAAAAGAGCCGGTAAGAATTGAAATTAGCGGAAAAATCACAAAGACGGGAAACAGTCGATACGCTTTCGCAAGTCGGGAAGCAAAAGAAGCAATCGTTGAATGGCTTAAAGTCCGGGATCAATATTTGCAAACCGCCAAAAAAAGAAGCCATCAACACCCAAAACGAAGTGAAGATGACCGCCTTTTTCCTTTTGAAACAAGTACAGTTTACATGATTTGGACAGGGTCTTTAGAAAAAACCCAATTAGCTGAAAGAGACAATCAAACAAACAGAAACAAAATTCACCCTCACGTTCTAAGAAAGTTTTTCCGAACCCGATTAGGAGCTGTCATTCCTGTTGATGTTGTAGAAGCCATAATGGGTCATGAAGGATATTTGACAGAAGTTTACAGACGATACACTGTTGACGATTTAGCAAAGTTTTATCTTCAAGGCGAAACAGCTTTACTGATTTTCACCGAAGCCCAAGAAGTAACCAAATTGCGAAAAGAGATCAACGAACAAAACAAGAAACTTCAAACTCTCGTAACTGAGCTAACAACTAAGAACTTAACTTTAGAGAACAAAGTTTCAGCTATGGAAAAAGAGAGCCTTGAAACAAAACAAAAGAATGAAAAATTAACCCAGCGTGTTGAATCCCTTGAAAAGATTTTTCCAGAAGTTGAAAAGTTGAAAAACCAATTAACAGAACTTATCAAAGAAACTTAG
- a CDS encoding adenylosuccinate synthetase: MPCTVLVCGFFGDTGKGKMISYLAVKDKTAVTARAGVGPNAGHTVVHNGKTYKLRMLPSAFTAPDCRLLIGPGVLVNPDIFAKEIVDLSAQGRVGIDPQCAIIEPKHMEADKVGFLAQKVKSTGSGSGPCNSDRVMRVAKLAKEFPDLEEYLVDVPLEVNTALDEGKNVLIEGTQGTYLSLFHGTYPYCTSKDVCAAAACSDVGVGPTAVDDVIVVFKAYNTRVGAGPLNGELSWEEAERRGWAEIATNTGRKRRAAPFDFDLAKRAVMLNGATQVTITKIDILFPECAGVTKYDEVSRDAKAFVENIEKQLKVPVTMLGTGPGTMEVVDRREELKSK; this comes from the coding sequence ATGCCCTGCACAGTGTTAGTTTGTGGATTTTTCGGAGACACCGGAAAAGGAAAAATGATTTCATATTTAGCAGTAAAAGATAAAACCGCCGTAACAGCACGAGCCGGAGTAGGTCCCAACGCTGGACATACAGTAGTCCATAACGGAAAAACCTACAAGCTCAGAATGTTGCCCAGCGCTTTTACAGCTCCTGATTGTCGCCTGCTTATTGGTCCTGGAGTTTTGGTTAACCCAGACATTTTCGCAAAAGAAATAGTCGATCTATCTGCACAAGGTCGTGTTGGAATTGACCCCCAATGTGCAATTATTGAACCTAAACACATGGAAGCCGACAAAGTAGGATTTTTGGCACAAAAAGTCAAATCAACTGGCTCTGGTTCGGGTCCATGCAACTCTGACCGAGTAATGCGAGTTGCAAAACTAGCTAAAGAGTTTCCTGACCTTGAAGAATACTTGGTTGATGTTCCCTTAGAAGTAAACACTGCCCTCGATGAAGGCAAAAACGTATTAATCGAAGGCACTCAAGGAACCTATCTGTCCCTTTTCCATGGAACCTATCCATATTGCACCTCTAAAGACGTATGCGCTGCTGCAGCGTGCTCAGATGTTGGTGTTGGTCCAACAGCCGTAGACGACGTTATTGTAGTTTTCAAAGCATATAACACCCGTGTAGGGGCAGGTCCACTTAATGGTGAACTTTCATGGGAAGAAGCAGAACGCAGAGGATGGGCAGAAATTGCCACTAACACTGGAAGAAAACGACGCGCAGCTCCTTTTGATTTTGATTTAGCAAAACGCGCAGTTATGTTGAATGGAGCAACCCAAGTTACAATTACAAAAATTGACATTTTGTTCCCAGAATGTGCAGGGGTTACAAAATATGATGAGGTTTCCCGAGATGCAAAAGCTTTTGTTGAAAACATCGAAAAGCAACTTAAAGTTCCCGTTACAATGCTTGGAACTGGTCCCGGAACAATGGAAGTCGTTGACCGAAGAGAAGAACTAAAAAGCAAGTAA
- a CDS encoding amino acid permease, whose translation MADEKKHGLFGAVIMGLGGAIGFEIFALLNYAYFDLAGPSMVSALFFGSIINLITMLSYSELSAALPEVGGEYTYTKVAFGGIISFMAGSLRWLASIFGGALATVVFVQQLGVLFSVFAPSIQDLILVNTSILIVVIVAILVILAIRGIDEANILIVGGFLAIFIIFLFTSIGHTLTPQNIVPDFSGDSLATFFATTAFLFPMFVGMRALIAGAPEIKNPGKNVPRALLITTVLLTVVYFAVAFVAVGIVPADIPRTATDPPLLNLAASTILGPIGAILFALAGIFASLSSVGTAMSVQSGLLCGMSRDGYIPQTLQKVHKHFGTRYIAIIVSSLFVIFFGTSGAAVFLGYAASFGSLLVFALVNLSLIKLRRKMPRLDRPFKAPLYPLTPLAGIVMSILLLGFPLLLGDVNAFSALLSSLGIVAVVLVTYYLRMVKREIDFDRLRVAVGGICLGVGITLLIVAPGIAPLSVFPIIILVGLITIIAGMLNIVASAHKPD comes from the coding sequence TTGGCTGACGAAAAAAAACATGGTCTATTTGGCGCAGTAATAATGGGATTAGGCGGTGCCATAGGCTTCGAAATTTTTGCATTATTAAACTATGCATACTTTGATTTAGCAGGACCCAGCATGGTATCTGCATTGTTCTTCGGCAGCATAATAAACCTAATAACCATGCTCAGCTACAGCGAACTCAGCGCAGCCTTACCCGAAGTCGGAGGGGAATATACATACACCAAAGTTGCATTTGGAGGAATTATATCATTTATGGCAGGTTCCCTGAGATGGTTAGCCAGCATTTTTGGTGGAGCCCTCGCTACAGTAGTATTTGTTCAACAACTGGGGGTGTTGTTTTCAGTTTTTGCCCCTTCGATTCAGGACCTAATTTTGGTCAACACATCGATATTAATTGTAGTAATAGTTGCAATACTTGTAATTCTGGCAATTCGAGGAATAGATGAAGCAAACATCCTCATAGTAGGCGGATTTTTGGCAATATTCATAATATTTCTATTCACAAGCATCGGACACACACTAACCCCACAAAATATCGTTCCAGATTTTTCAGGAGACAGCCTAGCAACATTTTTTGCCACAACAGCTTTTCTTTTCCCGATGTTTGTTGGAATGCGCGCATTAATAGCAGGTGCCCCAGAGATTAAAAATCCAGGAAAAAATGTTCCCCGAGCGTTGCTCATCACCACAGTGTTATTGACAGTAGTTTATTTCGCAGTTGCATTTGTTGCAGTGGGAATAGTTCCAGCAGATATCCCAAGAACAGCAACTGATCCGCCGTTGCTAAACCTTGCTGCTTCAACTATTCTTGGTCCTATTGGCGCAATTCTTTTTGCACTGGCAGGTATTTTTGCGAGCCTTTCATCAGTGGGAACTGCAATGTCGGTTCAATCAGGTTTACTTTGCGGAATGAGCAGAGACGGATACATCCCCCAGACATTACAAAAAGTTCATAAACATTTTGGAACACGTTATATCGCAATAATTGTCAGTTCACTTTTCGTGATATTTTTTGGCACCAGTGGAGCTGCAGTGTTTCTTGGTTACGCAGCGAGTTTTGGTTCTTTGCTGGTTTTTGCTTTGGTTAACTTGTCATTGATTAAACTTCGCAGAAAAATGCCACGATTAGACAGACCTTTCAAAGCTCCCTTGTATCCTTTGACGCCTCTGGCGGGAATTGTGATGTCTATTTTGTTGCTTGGGTTTCCATTACTTCTAGGAGATGTTAACGCTTTCAGCGCCTTGCTATCCAGTTTAGGCATAGTAGCAGTTGTTTTGGTTACTTATTATCTACGGATGGTGAAACGGGAAATCGACTTTGACCGTTTACGAGTTGCCGTTGGGGGAATATGTTTGGGAGTAGGAATTACTCTGCTGATAGTAGCACCAGGTATTGCACCTCTTTCGGTGTTCCCTATAATTATTCTAGTAGGATTAATTACTATAATTGCAGGCATGCTAAACATCGTGGCGTCTGCACATAAGCCTGATTAA
- a CDS encoding ATP-dependent DNA ligase: MKYSSIAEAYEKIEATTKRLEMTDYLVEVLKKTPTNIIDKVVYLTQGKLYPDFVGIEIGIAEKLAIRAVAKAAGHRDTQIEKELQTIGDLGETTQKFMEKKTQSTFFSTPLTVQRVYDTLDKIAKAGGSGSVDQKLALLAGLLSDASPSEAKYIVRTVTGSLRLGIADMTVLDALAIAFGGGKETRKPLERAYNISSDLGRVAKIVSEEGMEGINKFKVMTGEPIRPMLAERLGSSEEIIEKLGGKCIAEYKYDGERVQAHKNKDEVILFSRRLENITDQYPDGVKYIREHVKAEQAIVEAEAVAIDPHTKEMKPFQELMHRRRKYGIQEAMKEHPIVLFMFDVLYVDGKDLTQQPYSVRHKYLKNIVEQTDSIKVAESILAEDPEELEKFFGKTVAEGSEGIICKSVNEDSVYQAGARGWLWIKYKRDYRTEMTDTVDLVIVGAIHGRGKRAGTYGTFLLAAYNPDSDVFETVTKVGTGLTDADLEKLPQLLNVHKIKHKHPRVESKIDVDVWFEPAVVIEIRGADLTLSPVHTCAIGIIREGSGVAIRFPRFTGKYRVDKAAEDATTPKEIVEMYRNQHKKIDG, from the coding sequence TTGAAGTATTCTAGTATTGCTGAGGCTTACGAAAAAATTGAGGCAACAACAAAACGTCTTGAAATGACAGATTATCTAGTTGAAGTCTTGAAAAAAACGCCAACTAACATTATCGACAAAGTTGTATACTTGACTCAGGGGAAACTGTATCCTGATTTTGTTGGTATAGAAATTGGAATTGCTGAAAAACTGGCAATTCGTGCCGTTGCCAAGGCTGCAGGTCATAGGGACACTCAAATAGAAAAAGAGCTTCAGACAATTGGAGATCTTGGGGAAACGACCCAAAAGTTTATGGAAAAGAAAACCCAGTCAACATTTTTTTCTACTCCTTTAACAGTTCAAAGGGTCTATGATACCCTAGATAAAATCGCAAAAGCAGGGGGTTCTGGTTCAGTCGACCAGAAGTTAGCCCTTTTAGCAGGTCTTTTGTCTGACGCATCCCCCAGTGAAGCAAAATATATTGTCCGAACAGTAACAGGCAGTTTAAGGCTGGGAATTGCAGACATGACCGTATTGGATGCATTAGCAATTGCTTTTGGTGGAGGAAAAGAAACCCGTAAACCTTTGGAGCGGGCTTACAATATTTCTTCTGATTTAGGCAGAGTCGCAAAAATCGTTTCTGAAGAAGGAATGGAAGGAATCAATAAATTCAAAGTAATGACAGGAGAGCCAATTCGTCCGATGCTTGCTGAACGGTTGGGTTCCTCGGAAGAAATTATTGAGAAACTAGGAGGAAAATGCATTGCTGAATACAAGTATGACGGAGAACGGGTGCAGGCGCACAAAAACAAAGATGAAGTTATCTTGTTTTCTCGTAGGCTAGAAAATATTACTGATCAATACCCAGACGGGGTTAAGTATATTCGTGAACATGTTAAAGCCGAGCAGGCAATAGTAGAAGCTGAAGCTGTTGCCATTGACCCTCATACGAAAGAAATGAAACCCTTTCAAGAACTGATGCATCGCAGGCGAAAATATGGAATCCAAGAGGCAATGAAAGAGCACCCTATCGTTTTGTTCATGTTTGACGTTTTATATGTTGACGGAAAAGACTTAACCCAGCAACCTTATTCAGTTCGCCATAAGTATCTCAAGAATATTGTTGAACAGACTGACAGCATAAAAGTTGCAGAAAGCATCCTTGCCGAAGACCCAGAAGAGCTAGAAAAGTTCTTTGGAAAAACTGTCGCCGAAGGCAGTGAAGGAATAATATGCAAATCCGTTAACGAGGATTCAGTGTATCAAGCAGGTGCCCGAGGCTGGCTGTGGATAAAATACAAGCGAGATTATCGCACAGAAATGACTGACACAGTAGACCTTGTGATAGTAGGAGCAATTCATGGAAGAGGAAAAAGAGCAGGAACATATGGCACTTTTCTTCTTGCAGCGTATAACCCAGACTCTGACGTTTTTGAAACGGTAACAAAAGTTGGAACAGGATTAACTGATGCAGATCTTGAAAAACTTCCGCAACTTCTTAATGTACATAAAATCAAGCATAAACATCCACGGGTTGAATCAAAAATTGATGTTGATGTTTGGTTTGAACCAGCAGTTGTTATTGAAATCAGGGGGGCAGATTTAACGTTAAGTCCAGTTCACACATGTGCAATTGGAATCATACGTGAAGGCAGTGGAGTTGCCATACGATTTCCACGATTCACGGGCAAATACAGAGTAGATAAAGCAGCTGAAGACGCAACAACCCCAAAAGAAATTGTTGAAATGTACCGAAATCAGCACAAAAAAATTGATGGTTAA
- a CDS encoding dihydrofolate reductase family protein yields MLPKVVLHNSVSLDESLTNFQVNMELHYQIAGNYNADAHLIGSKTMTAGFELFNEPIPEENKSDFEKPNRSNSLPYWVTVDSKGSLQGVLHACRRLEYSRDIIVLITEETPQEYVEYLQERNYDFHVVGKKHVDLKCALELLSQKYGVKTVLADTGRVLGNLLLNQSLVTEISLLVHPVIVGPSCYGMFLDSKNLKLNLIHNETFDKKYVWLVYTVEKEQ; encoded by the coding sequence ATGTTGCCAAAAGTAGTTTTACATAATTCTGTTAGTTTGGATGAATCGTTAACTAATTTTCAAGTAAACATGGAACTACATTACCAGATTGCAGGCAATTATAATGCTGACGCTCATCTGATTGGCTCAAAAACAATGACCGCTGGTTTTGAATTGTTCAATGAACCCATTCCTGAAGAAAACAAATCAGATTTTGAAAAACCAAATCGCTCTAACAGTCTTCCGTACTGGGTTACCGTGGATTCTAAAGGCAGTTTGCAAGGGGTACTTCATGCCTGCAGGCGTTTAGAATACAGCAGAGATATCATTGTATTAATCACTGAAGAAACGCCGCAAGAATACGTTGAATATCTTCAAGAAAGAAACTACGATTTTCATGTTGTGGGAAAAAAACACGTTGACTTAAAATGTGCCCTTGAGCTACTTTCCCAAAAATATGGCGTAAAAACAGTTTTGGCAGACACCGGGCGGGTGCTGGGGAACTTGCTGTTGAATCAAAGTTTAGTCACTGAAATCAGTTTACTAGTGCATCCAGTTATTGTTGGACCTAGCTGTTACGGGATGTTTTTAGATTCTAAAAACTTGAAACTGAATTTGATTCACAACGAAACTTTTGACAAAAAATATGTTTGGCTAGTCTACACTGTTGAAAAAGAACAGTAA